From one Rosa rugosa chromosome 4, drRosRugo1.1, whole genome shotgun sequence genomic stretch:
- the LOC133745855 gene encoding uncharacterized protein At1g32220, chloroplastic yields the protein MTSFLHFPATSSLPSSLRGPSLAARPNPTSLSQTRFSVKCRYAEAGVKSEDFNSGAIDVVADVRPERVVVLGGSGFVGSAICKAAVSKGIEVVGVSRSGRPTYSGSWIDQVNWVPGDVFYVNWDAVLLGATAVVSTIGGFGSEEQMQRINGEANVVAVNAAKEYGVPKFVLISVHDYNLPPFLLSSGYFTGKRKAESEVLSKYPNSGVVLRPGFIYGKRKVDGFEIPLDLIGEPVERILRATESFTKPLSSLPASDLLLAPPVSVDDVAFAAINAIRDDDFFGIFTIAQIKEAAEKVRV from the exons ATGACGTCGTTTCTGCACTTCCCTGCAACTTcctctcttccttcttctctcCGCGGACCTTCCCTCGCAGCTCGCCCCAATCCCACCTCGCTCTCTCAGACCCg GTTCAGTGTTAAATGCAGGTACGCAGAGGCAGGCGTAAAGAGCGAGGACTTCAATTCCGGCGCCATAGACGTTGTGGCTGATGTCAGGCCTGAACGG GTTGTGGTATTGGGAGGGAGTGGTTTTGTTGGTTCTGCTATATGTAAGGCTGCGGTGTCCAAAGGCATAGAGGTCGTAGGTGTGAGCAG GTCGGGGCGGCCGACGTACTCCGGTTCATGGATTGATCAGGTTAATTGGGTACCAG GAGACGTTTTTTATGTAAACTGGGATGCAGTACTTCTTGGGGCCACTGCAGTGGTTTCAACAATTGGTGGTTTTGGCAGCGAGGAACAGATGCAAAGGATTAATGGCGAGGCAAATGTCGTTGCTGTGAATGCTGCAAAGGAATATG GAGTTCCAAAGTTTGTCTTGATCTCGGTGCATGATTACAATCTACCTCCATTTCTACTTTCATCTGGATACTTCACAGGAAAGAGAAAAGCTGAATCAGAGGTTCTCTCCAAATATCCCAACTCTG GCGTTGTGTTAAGACCTGGTTTCATATATGGGAAAAGGAAGGTCGATGGATTTGAGATTCCTTTGGATCTGATAGGAGAACCAGTGGAAAGAATTCTACGTGCTACTGAGAGCTTTACCAAACCATTGAGTTCTCTTCCAGCATCCGATCTGCTCTTGGCTCCACCTGTTAGTGTTGATGATGTTGCGTTTGCTGCAATCAATGCAATAAGAGACGATGACTTCTTCGGCATTTTTACTATTGCACAAATTAAGGAAGCTGCTGAGAAGGTTAGGGTGTGA
- the LOC133745498 gene encoding glycerol-3-phosphate acyltransferase, chloroplastic isoform X1 encodes MYILSSATFSSTTFLTPRVSSSSSLSSSSLSSSTSNSKLRLVPLRSSPRRSSSACPCSFYSSSKVRAMAEMVKDKEEESSLSAVESAQRRETKHSRTFLNVTSEEELLSAIRMETEAGRLPSNVASGMEELYHNYKNAILQSGNPKADEIVLSNMSAVLDRIFLDIEDPFVFSPYHKALREPFDYYMFGQNYIRPLVDFRNSYVGNISVFYDMEQKLRQGHNIILISNHQTEADPAVIALLLETTNPHLAEKMTYIAGDRVLTDPLCKPFSIGRNLICVYSKKHMNDVPELAEMKRKANTRSLKEMALLLRGGSQIIWIAPSGGRDRPDPVTEEWFPAPFDASALDNLRRLAEHSAAPGHIYPLALLCHNIMPPPRQVEKEIGEKRMIAFHGTGLSVAPEISFSDITASCESPEEQAKEAYTQALYNTVTEQYNVLKSAIHGKQGLKASTPNISLSQTWN; translated from the exons ATGTATATCCTCTCTTCTGCTACGTTTTCATCCACCACATTCCTCACGCCTagggtttcttcttcttcatcgctTTCGTCGTCGTCATTGTCGTCGTCGACTTCGAATTCGAAGCTGCGGCTGGTGCCTCTGAGATCGAGTCCGCGGCGGAGCTCCTCGGCCTGTCCTTGCTCGTTTTACTCGTCCTCGAAGGTCAGAGCTATGGCGGAGATGGTCAaggacaaggaggaggagtCGTCTTTGTCGGCGGTTGAGAGCGCGCAGCGCCGGGAGACTAAGCATTCACGCACGTTTCTTAATGTCACCAGTGAAGAAG AGCTGCTGTCCGCAATCAGGATGGAAACAGAAGCTGGAAGGCTTCCTTCAAATGTTGCTTCAGGAATGGAGGAATTATATCATAATTACAAAAATGCT ATTCTCCAAAGTGGAAATCCCAAGGCAGATGAAATTGTTCTGTCAAATATGAGTGCTGTGTTAGATCGCATATTCTTGGATATAGAG GACCCATTTGTCTTCTCACCATATCACAAAGCACTGCGAGAGCCTTTTGACTACTACATGTTTGGACAAAATTATATTCGTCCTTTAGTTGATTTCAG AAATTCATATGTTGGTAATATATCTGTTTTCTATGACATGGAACAGAAGCTTCGACAG gGTCACAACATTATTCTGATATCAAATCACCAAACTGAAGCAGATCCAGCTGTCATTGCCTTGTTgcttgaaacaacaaacccacaTCTTGCTGAGAAAATG ACCTACATAGCAGGAGATAGAGTTTTGACAGATCCTCTTTGCAAGCCCTTCAGCATCGGAAG GAATCTTATATGTGTTTACTCAAAAAAGCACATGAATGATGTTCCTGAGCTTgctgaaatgaaaagaaaagcaaacaCACGGAGTTTGAAGGAAATGGCTTTGCTATTAAG GGGTGGGTCACAAATTATATGGATTGCACCAAGTGGTGGAAGGGATCGGCCAGATCCTGTAACAGAAGAATGGTTCCCA GCACCTTTTGATGCTTCTGCACTGGACAATCTAAGAAGGCTTGCTGAACATTCTGCTGCTCCAGGGCATATATATCCCTTGGCATTATTGTGTCACAACATCATGCCTCCTCCACGCCAA GTAGAAAAAGAAATTGGGGAGAAGAGAATGATCGCCTTCCATGGTACTGGATTATCGGTGGCACCTGAAATCTCTTTCTCTGATATCACTGCTTCCTGTGAAAGTCCAGAAGAG CAGGCTAAGGAGGCATACACACAAGCTCTGTATAATACTGTTACTGAACAGTACAATGTGCTGAAATCTGCTATACACGGCAAACAAGGACTAAAGGCATCTACCCCGAATATTTCTTTGTCACAAACATGGAATTAG
- the LOC133745498 gene encoding glycerol-3-phosphate acyltransferase, chloroplastic isoform X2, whose product MYILSSATFSSTTFLTPRVSSSSSLSSSSLSSSTSNSKLRLVPLRSSPRRSSSACPCSFYSSSKVRAMAEMVKDKEEESSLSAVESAQRRETKHSRTFLNVTSEEELLSAIRMETEAGRLPSNVASGMEELYHNYKNAILQSGNPKADEIVLSNMSAVLDRIFLDIEDPFVFSPYHKALREPFDYYMFGQNYIRPLVDFRNSYVGNISVFYDMEQKLRQGHNIILISNHQTEADPAVIALLLETTNPHLAEKMTYIAGDRVLTDPLCKPFSIGRNLICVYSKKHMNDVPELAEMKRKANTRSLKEMALLLRGGSQIIWIAPSGGRDRPDPVTEEWFPAPFDASALDNLRRLAEHSAAPGHIYPLALLCHNIMPPPRQVEKEIGEKRMIAFHGTGLSVAPEISFSDITASCESPEEAKEAYTQALYNTVTEQYNVLKSAIHGKQGLKASTPNISLSQTWN is encoded by the exons ATGTATATCCTCTCTTCTGCTACGTTTTCATCCACCACATTCCTCACGCCTagggtttcttcttcttcatcgctTTCGTCGTCGTCATTGTCGTCGTCGACTTCGAATTCGAAGCTGCGGCTGGTGCCTCTGAGATCGAGTCCGCGGCGGAGCTCCTCGGCCTGTCCTTGCTCGTTTTACTCGTCCTCGAAGGTCAGAGCTATGGCGGAGATGGTCAaggacaaggaggaggagtCGTCTTTGTCGGCGGTTGAGAGCGCGCAGCGCCGGGAGACTAAGCATTCACGCACGTTTCTTAATGTCACCAGTGAAGAAG AGCTGCTGTCCGCAATCAGGATGGAAACAGAAGCTGGAAGGCTTCCTTCAAATGTTGCTTCAGGAATGGAGGAATTATATCATAATTACAAAAATGCT ATTCTCCAAAGTGGAAATCCCAAGGCAGATGAAATTGTTCTGTCAAATATGAGTGCTGTGTTAGATCGCATATTCTTGGATATAGAG GACCCATTTGTCTTCTCACCATATCACAAAGCACTGCGAGAGCCTTTTGACTACTACATGTTTGGACAAAATTATATTCGTCCTTTAGTTGATTTCAG AAATTCATATGTTGGTAATATATCTGTTTTCTATGACATGGAACAGAAGCTTCGACAG gGTCACAACATTATTCTGATATCAAATCACCAAACTGAAGCAGATCCAGCTGTCATTGCCTTGTTgcttgaaacaacaaacccacaTCTTGCTGAGAAAATG ACCTACATAGCAGGAGATAGAGTTTTGACAGATCCTCTTTGCAAGCCCTTCAGCATCGGAAG GAATCTTATATGTGTTTACTCAAAAAAGCACATGAATGATGTTCCTGAGCTTgctgaaatgaaaagaaaagcaaacaCACGGAGTTTGAAGGAAATGGCTTTGCTATTAAG GGGTGGGTCACAAATTATATGGATTGCACCAAGTGGTGGAAGGGATCGGCCAGATCCTGTAACAGAAGAATGGTTCCCA GCACCTTTTGATGCTTCTGCACTGGACAATCTAAGAAGGCTTGCTGAACATTCTGCTGCTCCAGGGCATATATATCCCTTGGCATTATTGTGTCACAACATCATGCCTCCTCCACGCCAA GTAGAAAAAGAAATTGGGGAGAAGAGAATGATCGCCTTCCATGGTACTGGATTATCGGTGGCACCTGAAATCTCTTTCTCTGATATCACTGCTTCCTGTGAAAGTCCAGAAGAG GCTAAGGAGGCATACACACAAGCTCTGTATAATACTGTTACTGAACAGTACAATGTGCTGAAATCTGCTATACACGGCAAACAAGGACTAAAGGCATCTACCCCGAATATTTCTTTGTCACAAACATGGAATTAG
- the LOC133742013 gene encoding B3 domain-containing protein Os03g0212300-like, whose amino-acid sequence MATMSRPMASRSNREGRGHAFPVDSPSFYLKIVTAVDLQDGKELPEPAVTKYGNCMADSIFLKVPNCGTPWPVELKKTIRGSRIWLQKGWELFTDFYSIDQDYFIVFSYEGEHSYFQVHIFNCNNMEIGYSIRGGAGGCMSTPNSKGTSFPSASSAGRDQNNDNKRDFYGANNFKFGDKPSFRVIMTEKYLSSFLKVPSYFTIEHLCEIGSHSTVTLQTSGERTWTVQCAVSKCGKNARFNRASWRGFVKGNQLEARDDCLFELIGVRMLKVNISRAK is encoded by the exons ATGGCCACAATGTCACGCCCAATGGCTTCTCGGAGCAACAGAGAGGGAAGAGGACATGCCTTCCCAGTGGACTCTCCAAGCTTCTACTTGAAGATTGTTACTGCTGTGGATCTCCAAGATGGGAAG GAACTTCCAGAGCCAGCTGTGACGAAGTATGGGAATTGTATGGCAGACTCCATATTCCTCAAGGTTCCCAATTGCGGAACACCATGGCCAGTAGAACTAAAAAAAACGATTCGTGGTAGCCGAATCTGGTTACAAAAAGGATGGGAACTATTCACAGACTTTTACTCCATAGACCAAGATTACTTCATAGTGTTCAGCTATGAAGGCGAACATTCTTATTTCCAAGTACACATTTTCAACTGCAACAATATGGAAATAGGTTATTCAATTCGTGGAG GAGCTGGTGGATGCATGTCTACACCCAATTCAAAAGGTACCTCCTTTCCCTCTGCATCATCTGCTGGCAGAGACCAAAACAATGACAACAAACGTGACTTTTATGGAGCTAACAATTTCAAATTCGGGGACAAGCCTAGTTTTCGGGTCATAATGACTGAAAAATACTTATCATCTTTCTTG AAAGTACCTTCGTACTTCACCATCGAACATCTGTGTGAAATAGGGTCTCATTCTACTGTGACCTTACAGACTTCAGGTGAAAGAACTTGGACTGTTCAGTGTGCTGTCAGCAAATGTGGGAAAAATGCAAGATTCAATCGTGCTAGTTGGAGAGGATTTGTGAAGGGCAATCAATTGGAAGCACGTGATGATTGTCTGTTTGAGTTGATAGGCGTTCGTATGCTCAAAGTCAACATATCCCGAGCTAAATGA